A genomic stretch from Streptococcus oralis includes:
- a CDS encoding RluA family pseudouridine synthase produces the protein MEIKIETGGQRLDKALSDLTELSRSLANEQIKAGQVLVNGQAKKAKYTVQEGDIVTYHVPEPEVLEYVAEDLPLEIIYQDEDVAVVNKPQGMVVHPSAGHTSGTLVNALMYHIKDLSGINGVLRPGIVHRIDKDTSGLLMIAKNDEAHLALAQELKDKKSLRKYWAIVHGNLPNDRGVIEAPIGRSEKDRKKQAVTAKGKPAVTRFHVLERFGDYSLLELQLETGRTHQIRVHMAYIGHPVAGDEVYGPRKTLKGHGQFLHAKTLGFTHPKTGETMEFTADIPDIFKETLERLRKTENR, from the coding sequence ATGGAAATAAAAATTGAAACTGGTGGGCAACGTCTAGACAAGGCTCTGTCGGACTTGACAGAATTGTCACGCAGTCTCGCGAATGAACAAATCAAGGCTGGACAAGTTTTGGTTAATGGGCAAGCCAAGAAAGCCAAATACACTGTCCAAGAGGGGGATATCGTCACCTACCATGTGCCAGAACCAGAGGTTTTAGAGTATGTGGCTGAGGATCTTCCTCTCGAAATCATCTACCAAGATGAGGACGTTGCCGTCGTCAACAAACCTCAAGGGATGGTGGTTCATCCCAGCGCCGGTCATACCAGTGGAACCTTGGTCAATGCCCTCATGTACCATATCAAGGACTTGTCAGGTATCAATGGTGTTCTTCGACCGGGTATCGTTCACCGCATTGATAAGGACACGTCTGGTCTCCTTATGATTGCTAAAAATGATGAGGCCCACTTGGCGCTTGCCCAAGAACTCAAGGACAAAAAGTCTCTGCGCAAATACTGGGCGATTGTTCACGGCAATCTACCAAATGATCGTGGTGTGATTGAAGCGCCAATTGGTCGGAGTGAAAAAGACCGTAAGAAACAGGCTGTGACTGCCAAGGGCAAGCCAGCAGTGACGCGCTTTCACGTCTTGGAACGCTTTGGTGATTATAGTTTGTTAGAGTTGCAACTGGAGACAGGGCGTACCCACCAAATTCGTGTGCACATGGCTTATATTGGCCATCCAGTCGCTGGGGATGAGGTCTATGGTCCTCGAAAGACCTTGAAAGGACATGGACAATTTCTCCATGCTAAAACTCTAGGATTTACCCATCCGAAAACAGGTGAAACCATGGAATTCACGGCAGATATTCCAGATATTTTTAAAGAAACGCTGGAAAGATTGCGTAAAACTGAGAATAGATAA
- the proB gene encoding glutamate 5-kinase produces MKYKRIVFKVGTSSLTNEDGSLSRSKVKAITQQLAMLHEAGHELILVSSGAVAAGFGALGFKKRPTKIADKQASAAVGQGLLLEEYTTNLLMRQIVSAQILLTQDDFVDKRRYKNAHQALSVLLHRGAIPIINENDSVVIDELKVGDNDTLSAQVAAMVQADLLVLLTDVDGLYTGNPNSDPRAKRLEKIETINREIIDMAGGAGSSNGTGGMLTKIKAATIATESGVPVYICSSMKSDALIEAAEETKDGSFFVAQEKGLRTQKQWLAFYAQSQGTIWVDGGAAEALSKNGKSLLLSGVVEVEGNFSYHDIVTVADKETGQSLGKGRVQFGVSALEDMLRSQKAKGVLIHRDDWISITPEIQLLFTEF; encoded by the coding sequence ATGAAGTACAAACGAATCGTCTTTAAGGTGGGGACCTCGTCCTTAACAAATGAAGACGGAAGTTTATCAAGAAGTAAAGTAAAGGCAATTACCCAACAATTAGCTATGTTGCATGAAGCTGGGCATGAGTTGATTTTGGTTTCTTCTGGGGCAGTAGCGGCAGGGTTTGGAGCTTTGGGTTTTAAAAAACGTCCAACTAAGATTGCAGATAAGCAGGCTTCGGCTGCAGTAGGACAAGGTTTGCTCCTAGAAGAATACACAACCAACCTCCTCATGCGCCAAATCGTCTCCGCGCAAATTTTGCTGACACAGGATGATTTTGTAGATAAACGTCGTTATAAGAACGCCCATCAGGCTTTGTCTGTATTGCTTCATCGTGGTGCCATTCCTATCATCAACGAGAATGACAGTGTCGTTATTGATGAGCTCAAGGTTGGGGACAATGATACTCTGAGTGCTCAGGTAGCGGCTATGGTGCAGGCAGACCTTTTGGTTCTCTTGACAGATGTAGATGGTCTCTATACTGGCAATCCCAACTCAGATCCAAGAGCTAAACGTCTTGAGAAAATCGAGACCATCAATCGTGAGATTATTGATATGGCTGGTGGAGCAGGTTCATCTAATGGGACCGGTGGGATGTTGACTAAGATCAAGGCGGCTACGATCGCGACGGAGTCGGGGGTGCCAGTCTATATCTGCTCGTCCATGAAATCAGATGCCTTGATTGAGGCAGCGGAAGAGACCAAGGATGGATCCTTCTTTGTTGCGCAAGAGAAGGGCCTCCGTACTCAGAAACAATGGCTGGCTTTCTATGCTCAAAGTCAGGGAACGATTTGGGTAGATGGTGGAGCTGCAGAAGCCCTTTCAAAAAACGGAAAAAGTCTCCTTTTATCGGGTGTGGTAGAAGTGGAAGGAAATTTCTCTTACCACGATATTGTTACAGTAGCAGATAAAGAAACAGGTCAATCTCTTGGAAAGGGACGTGTCCAATTTGGCGTCTCAGCCTTGGAAGATATGCTCCGTTCTCAAAAAGCTAAGGGAGTCTTGATTCACCGAGATGACTGGATTTCAATCACTCCTGAAATCCAGTTGCTCTTTACAGAATTTTAG
- a CDS encoding glutamate-5-semialdehyde dehydrogenase: MVSTQEQFEQVQAVKKSINTASEAVKNQALLAMADHLLAATKEILAANALDMEAAKGKITDVMLDRLYLDAGRIEAMARGIREVVALPDPIGEVLETSHLDNGLVITKKRVAMGVIGIIYESRPNVTSDAAALALKSGNAVVLRSGKDAYQTAHAIVTALKKGLETTTIHPDVIQLVEDTSRESSYAMMKAKGYLDLLIPRGGAGLINAVVENAIVPVIETGTGIVHVYVDKDADEDKALSIINNAKTSRPSVCNAMEVLLVHEDKAASFFPRLEQVLVSERKEAGLEPIQFRLDSTASQFVSGRAAEAQDFDTEFLDYILAVKVVSSLEEAVAHIEAHSTHHSDAIVTENAEAAAFFTEQVDSAAIYVNASTRFTDGGQFGLGCEMGISTQKLHARGPMGLKELTSYKYVVTGDGQIRE; the protein is encoded by the coding sequence ATGGTAAGTACACAAGAACAATTTGAACAGGTACAGGCTGTTAAGAAATCAATCAATACTGCCAGTGAAGCAGTGAAAAACCAAGCCTTGCTAGCCATGGCTGATCATTTATTGGCAGCTACTAAGGAGATTTTAGCAGCCAATGCCCTCGATATGGAAGCGGCCAAAGGGAAAATCACAGATGTTATGCTAGACCGTCTTTATTTGGATGCGGGACGTATAGAAGCGATGGCAAGAGGGATTCGTGAAGTGGTTGCTTTACCAGATCCTATTGGTGAAGTCCTAGAAACAAGTCATCTTGATAATGGCTTGGTTATTACTAAGAAGCGTGTGGCCATGGGGGTTATTGGTATTATCTACGAAAGCCGTCCAAATGTGACGTCTGATGCAGCTGCTTTGGCTCTTAAGAGTGGCAATGCGGTCGTTCTTCGTAGTGGTAAGGACGCCTACCAAACAGCTCATGCTATTGTCACAGCCTTGAAGAAGGGCTTGGAGACGACTACCATTCATCCAGACGTGATTCAACTAGTGGAAGATACTAGCCGTGAAAGTAGCTATGCCATGATGAAGGCCAAGGGCTATCTAGATCTTCTCATTCCTCGTGGAGGAGCTGGCTTGATTAATGCTGTGGTTGAAAATGCTATCGTACCTGTTATCGAGACAGGAACTGGGATTGTCCATGTCTATGTGGATAAGGATGCAGATGAAGACAAGGCTCTGTCTATCATCAACAATGCTAAAACTAGCCGTCCTTCTGTCTGCAATGCTATGGAGGTCTTGCTGGTTCATGAAGACAAGGCAGCAAGCTTCTTTCCTCGCTTGGAACAAGTTCTGGTTTCAGAGCGTAAGGAAGCTGGACTGGAACCAATTCAATTTCGTTTGGATAGCACAGCAAGTCAGTTTGTTTCAGGTCGAGCAGCTGAGGCCCAAGACTTTGACACTGAGTTTTTAGATTATATCCTAGCGGTTAAGGTTGTGAGCAGTTTAGAAGAAGCGGTTGCGCATATTGAAGCCCACAGTACCCATCATTCGGATGCCATTGTGACGGAAAATGCTGAAGCTGCGGCTTTCTTTACAGAGCAAGTGGACTCTGCCGCGATTTATGTCAATGCCTCAACGCGTTTCACTGATGGTGGCCAATTTGGTCTTGGATGTGAGATGGGAATTTCTACTCAGAAACTGCATGCGCGTGGGCCTATGGGCTTGAAAGAGTTGACCAGCTACAAGTATGTGGTTACTGGTGACGGACAGATAAGGGAGTAA
- the proC gene encoding pyrroline-5-carboxylate reductase produces the protein MKIGFIGLGNMGSSLAKAVLQAKTGAQILLANRSQAKVDAFITNFGGQASSNEEIFAEADVIFLGVKPAQFSELLSQYQTILEKRESLLLISMAAGLTLEKLAKFLPSHHRIIRIMPNTPVAIGQGVISYALSANCRAEDGELFCQLLAKAGLLVELGDGLIDAATGLAGCGPAFVYLFIEALADAGVQTGLSRETALKMAAQTVVGAGQMVLESQQHPGVLKDQVCSPGGSTIAGVASLEEHAFRGTVMDAVHQSYKRTQELGK, from the coding sequence ATGAAGATTGGATTTATCGGTTTGGGAAATATGGGTTCTAGCTTGGCTAAGGCTGTTTTGCAGGCCAAGACGGGTGCTCAGATTCTCCTTGCCAATCGTAGTCAAGCAAAAGTAGATGCTTTCATCACTAATTTCGGTGGCCAGGCTTCCAGTAATGAAGAAATTTTTGCAGAAGCAGATGTGATTTTTCTAGGAGTTAAGCCTGCTCAGTTTTCTGAACTGCTTTCTCAATATCAGACCATTCTTGAAAAACGAGAGAGTCTTCTTTTGATTTCCATGGCGGCTGGATTGACTTTGGAAAAACTAGCCAAATTTTTACCGAGTCACCACCGAATCATTCGCATCATGCCCAATACTCCAGTGGCTATCGGCCAAGGAGTGATTAGTTATGCTTTATCAGCAAACTGTCGTGCCGAGGACGGTGAACTCTTTTGTCAATTATTAGCCAAGGCTGGTCTCTTGGTTGAGCTGGGAGATGGCTTAATCGATGCAGCAACAGGTCTCGCAGGTTGTGGACCAGCTTTTGTCTATCTCTTTATCGAGGCTTTGGCAGATGCAGGTGTTCAGACAGGATTGTCAAGAGAAACGGCCTTGAAAATGGCAGCCCAAACAGTTGTTGGCGCTGGACAAATGGTTCTCGAAAGCCAGCAACATCCTGGAGTTTTGAAAGATCAAGTTTGTAGCCCAGGAGGTTCGACTATCGCTGGTGTAGCAAGTCTGGAGGAACATGCCTTTAGAGGAACAGTCATGGACGCAGTTCATCAATCTTACAAACGAACACAAGAACTAGGTAAATAA
- the tmk gene encoding dTMP kinase produces MSKGFLVSLEGPEGAGKTSVLEALLPILEEKGVEVLTTREPGGVLIGEKIRQVILDPSHTQMDPKTELLLYIASRRQHLVEKVLPALEAGKLVIMDRFIDSSVAYQGFGRGLDIDAIDWLNHFATDGLKPDLTLYFDIEVEEGLARIAANSDREVNRLDLEGLDLHQKVRQGYLSLLDKEGNRIVKIDASLPLEQVVETTKAVLFDRMGLDK; encoded by the coding sequence ATGTCAAAAGGATTTTTAGTCTCTCTTGAGGGACCAGAGGGAGCAGGGAAGACCAGTGTTTTAGAGGCTCTACTCCCAATTTTAGAGGAAAAAGGAGTAGAAGTGTTGACGACCCGTGAGCCAGGTGGAGTCTTGATTGGGGAGAAGATTCGTCAAGTGATTTTGGATCCAAGTCATACTCAGATGGATCCTAAAACGGAACTCCTTCTCTATATCGCAAGTCGCAGACAGCACTTAGTGGAAAAAGTTCTCCCAGCCCTTGAAGCTGGTAAGTTGGTCATTATGGACCGCTTCATCGATAGTTCCGTTGCTTATCAGGGATTTGGCCGTGGCTTGGACATTGATGCCATTGATTGGCTCAATCACTTTGCGACAGATGGACTTAAACCCGATTTGACACTCTATTTTGACATCGAGGTGGAAGAAGGATTGGCTCGTATTGCTGCTAATAGTGATCGGGAGGTCAATCGTTTGGACTTGGAAGGTTTGGACTTGCATCAAAAAGTTCGTCAAGGCTATCTTTCTCTTCTGGACAAAGAAGGAAATCGCATTGTCAAGATTGATGCGAGTCTTCCTTTGGAGCAAGTTGTGGAAACGACCAAGGCTGTCTTATTTGACAGAATGGGCTTGGATAAATGA
- a CDS encoding DNA polymerase III subunit delta', whose amino-acid sequence MKQDQLKAWQPDQFDRFVRILEQDQLNHAYLFSGFFGSLEMAQFLAKSLFCTDKVGVLPCEKCRNCKLIEQEEFPDVTLIKPVNQVIKTERIRELVGQFSQAGIESQQQVFVIEQAEKMHPNAANSLLKVIEEPQSEVYIFFLTSDEEKILPTIRSRTQIFHFKKQEEKLILLLEQMGLVKKKATLLAQFCQSRAEAEKLANQASFWTLVDESERLLTWLLAKKKESYLQVAKLANLADDKEKQDQVLRILEVLCGQNLLQARVRVILQDLLEARKMWQANVSFQNAMEYLVLKEI is encoded by the coding sequence ATGAAACAAGATCAACTAAAGGCTTGGCAGCCAGACCAGTTTGATCGTTTTGTACGTATCCTAGAACAAGACCAGCTCAATCATGCTTATCTCTTTTCAGGTTTCTTTGGAAGCTTGGAAATGGCGCAGTTTTTGGCTAAGAGCCTCTTTTGTACGGATAAGGTAGGCGTTTTACCATGCGAGAAATGCCGAAACTGCAAGCTGATTGAACAGGAAGAATTTCCCGATGTTACTTTAATCAAGCCAGTCAATCAGGTCATTAAGACAGAACGGATTCGAGAATTGGTGGGTCAGTTTTCCCAAGCAGGGATTGAAAGTCAACAACAGGTTTTTGTTATCGAGCAGGCGGAGAAAATGCATCCCAACGCAGCCAATTCTCTGCTCAAGGTCATCGAAGAACCCCAGAGTGAGGTTTATATTTTCTTCTTGACCAGCGATGAGGAAAAGATATTACCGACTATCCGAAGTCGTACCCAGATTTTCCACTTTAAAAAGCAGGAAGAAAAACTCATCTTGCTCCTAGAACAAATGGGACTGGTCAAGAAAAAAGCGACTCTTTTAGCCCAGTTTTGTCAATCGCGAGCTGAAGCAGAAAAGTTGGCAAATCAAGCTAGTTTTTGGACCTTGGTGGATGAAAGTGAACGCCTGCTGACATGGTTATTAGCCAAGAAAAAAGAGAGTTATCTTCAGGTTGCTAAATTAGCCAACTTGGCTGATGATAAGGAAAAACAAGATCAGGTTTTACGAATCCTCGAAGTGCTCTGTGGACAGAACCTCTTGCAAGCAAGAGTAAGAGTGATTTTACAAGATTTGCTAGAAGCTAGAAAAATGTGGCAGGCTAATGTCAGCTTTCAAAATGCCATGGAATATCTGGTCTTGAAAGAAATATAA
- the yabA gene encoding DNA replication initiation control protein YabA, whose protein sequence is MDKKELFDALDDFSQQLLVTLADVEAIKKNLKSLVEENTALRLENSKLRERLGEVEADTPVKAKHVRESVRRIYKDGFHVCNDFYGQRREQDEECMFCDELLYRE, encoded by the coding sequence ATGGACAAAAAAGAATTATTTGATGCACTAGACGATTTTTCCCAACAGTTACTGGTGACCTTGGCTGATGTAGAAGCCATCAAGAAAAATCTCAAGAGCCTAGTAGAGGAAAATACAGCTCTTCGCTTGGAAAATAGTAAATTGCGCGAACGCTTGGGCGAGGTGGAAGCAGATACACCCGTCAAAGCCAAGCATGTTCGTGAAAGCGTCCGTCGGATCTATAAAGACGGGTTTCACGTATGTAATGATTTTTATGGACAACGTCGAGAGCAGGACGAGGAATGTATGTTCTGTGATGAGTTGTTATACAGGGAGTGA
- the rsmI gene encoding 16S rRNA (cytidine(1402)-2'-O)-methyltransferase produces MQIQKSFKGQSSYGKLYLVATPIGNLDDMTFRAIQTLKEVDWIAAEDTRNTGLLLKHFDISTKQISFHEHNAKEKIPDLIEFLKAGQSIAQVSDAGLPSISDPGHDLVKAAIEEDIAVVTVPGASAGISALIASGLAPQPHIFYGFLPRKSGQQKQFFDLKKDYPETQIFYESPHRVADTLENMLEVYGDRSVVLVRELTKIYEEYQRGKISELLESLAETPLKGECLLIVEGASQDVEEKDEEDLFLEIQARIQEGMKKNQAIKEVAKLYQWNKSQLYAAYHDWEENQ; encoded by the coding sequence ATGCAGATTCAAAAAAGTTTTAAGGGGCAATCTTCCTATGGCAAGCTTTATCTAGTGGCAACGCCGATTGGCAATCTAGACGATATGACCTTTCGTGCTATCCAGACTTTGAAAGAGGTGGACTGGATTGCGGCTGAGGACACGCGCAATACAGGCCTTTTGCTCAAGCATTTTGACATTTCCACCAAGCAGATTAGTTTTCATGAGCACAATGCCAAGGAAAAAATTCCTGATTTGATTGAGTTCTTGAAAGCGGGGCAAAGTATTGCTCAGGTTTCTGATGCGGGTCTGCCTAGCATCTCGGATCCTGGTCATGATTTGGTCAAGGCAGCTATTGAGGAAGATATTGCAGTAGTGACAGTTCCAGGTGCTTCTGCAGGGATTTCTGCCTTAATTGCTAGTGGCCTAGCACCACAACCACATATCTTTTACGGTTTCTTACCTAGAAAATCAGGACAGCAAAAGCAATTTTTCGACTTAAAAAAAGATTACCCAGAAACTCAGATTTTCTATGAATCCCCCCACCGTGTGGCAGATACATTGGAAAATATGCTAGAAGTCTACGGTGACCGCTCGGTAGTCTTGGTCAGGGAATTGACTAAAATCTATGAAGAATATCAACGAGGAAAGATCTCTGAATTGCTAGAAAGCCTCGCTGAAACGCCACTCAAAGGCGAATGCCTTCTCATAGTTGAAGGTGCCAGTCAGGATGTGGAGGAAAAGGACGAGGAAGACTTGTTTTTAGAAATTCAAGCCCGTATCCAAGAAGGCATGAAGAAAAATCAAGCCATTAAGGAAGTTGCGAAACTCTACCAGTGGAATAAAAGCCAGCTCTACGCTGCCTACCACGACTGGGAAGAAAATCAATAA
- the trmFO gene encoding methylenetetrahydrofolate--tRNA-(uracil(54)-C(5))-methyltransferase (FADH(2)-oxidizing) TrmFO, giving the protein MSQSYINVIGAGLAGSEAAYQIAERGIPVKLYEMRGVKSTPQHKTDNFAELVCSNSLRGDALTNAVGLLKEEMRRLGSVILESAEATRVPAGGALAVDRDGFSQMVTEKVANHPLIEVVRDEITELPTDVITVVATGPLTSDALAEKIHALNDGDGFYFYDAAAPIIDVNTIDMSKVYLKSRYDKGEAAYLNAPMTKQEFMDFHEALVNAEEAPLNSFEKEKYFEGCMPIEVMAKRGIKTMLYGPMKPVGLEYPDDYTGPRDGEFKTPYAVVQLRQDNAAGSLYNIVGFQTHLKWGEQKRVFQMIPGLENAEFVRYGVMHRNSYMDSPNLLEQTYRSKKQPNLFFAGQMTGVEGYVESAASGLVAGINAARLFKGEGEAIFPETTAIGSLAHYIAHADSKHFQPMNVNFGIIKELEGERIRDKKARYEKIAERALTDLEEFLTV; this is encoded by the coding sequence GTGTCTCAATCTTATATCAATGTTATCGGTGCTGGCTTGGCAGGTTCTGAAGCAGCTTACCAAATCGCAGAACGTGGTATTCCAGTTAAACTCTATGAAATGCGTGGTGTCAAGTCAACTCCTCAGCACAAAACAGACAATTTTGCTGAATTGGTTTGTTCCAATTCCTTACGTGGGGATGCTTTGACAAATGCCGTTGGACTCCTCAAGGAAGAAATGCGTCGCTTGGGTTCTGTCATATTGGAATCTGCTGAAGCTACCCGTGTTCCTGCAGGCGGAGCCCTGGCGGTGGACCGCGATGGTTTCTCTCAAATGGTGACCGAAAAAGTAGCCAATCATCCCCTGATTGAAGTGGTTCGTGATGAAATTACAGAATTGCCAACTGACGTTATTACTGTGGTCGCTACAGGTCCTTTGACTAGCGATGCCTTGGCTGAGAAGATTCATGCCCTTAATGACGGTGATGGTTTCTATTTCTACGACGCGGCGGCGCCAATTATCGATGTTAACACTATTGATATGAGTAAGGTCTATCTCAAGTCTCGTTATGATAAGGGAGAAGCAGCCTATCTCAACGCTCCCATGACCAAACAAGAATTTATGGATTTCCATGAAGCCTTGGTCAATGCGGAAGAAGCACCGCTGAATTCTTTTGAAAAAGAAAAATACTTTGAAGGATGTATGCCTATCGAAGTCATGGCCAAACGTGGTATTAAAACCATGCTTTATGGTCCGATGAAGCCAGTCGGTTTGGAGTATCCAGACGACTACACAGGACCTCGCGATGGGGAGTTCAAAACACCGTATGCTGTTGTCCAGCTTCGTCAGGATAATGCGGCTGGTAGCCTCTACAATATCGTCGGTTTCCAAACCCACCTCAAATGGGGAGAACAAAAGCGTGTCTTCCAAATGATTCCGGGTCTTGAAAATGCTGAGTTTGTTCGTTATGGTGTCATGCACCGCAATTCTTACATGGATTCACCAAATCTTCTTGAGCAAACCTATCGTTCTAAGAAACAGCCCAACCTCTTCTTTGCTGGTCAAATGACGGGTGTGGAAGGCTATGTTGAGTCAGCAGCTTCAGGCTTGGTTGCAGGTATTAACGCGGCTCGTCTTTTTAAGGGAGAAGGAGAAGCTATCTTCCCAGAGACAACAGCGATTGGAAGTCTGGCTCATTACATCGCCCATGCTGACAGCAAGCATTTCCAACCGATGAACGTCAATTTCGGGATTATCAAGGAGTTAGAAGGCGAGCGTATCCGTGATAAGAAGGCTCGTTATGAAAAAATTGCAGAGCGTGCCCTTACCGACTTAGAGGAATTTTTAACGGTCTAA
- the pyrH gene encoding UMP kinase: protein MANPKYKRILIKLSGEALAGERGVGIDIQTVQKIAKEIQEVHSLGIEIALVIGGGNLWRGEPAAEAGMDRVQADYTGMLGTVMNALVMADSLQQVGVDTRVQTAISMQQVAEPYVRGRALRHLEKGRIVIFGAGIGSPYFSTDTTAALRAAEIEADAILMAKNGVDGVYNADPKKDKTAVKFEELTHRDVINKGLRIMDSTASTLSMDNDIDLVVFNMNQPGNIKRVVFGENIGTTVSNNIEEKE from the coding sequence ATGGCTAACCCCAAGTATAAACGTATTTTAATCAAGTTATCAGGTGAAGCCCTTGCCGGTGAACGTGGCGTAGGGATTGATATCCAGACAGTTCAAAAAATCGCAAAAGAGATTCAAGAAGTTCATAGCTTAGGTATCGAAATTGCCCTTGTTATTGGTGGAGGAAATCTCTGGCGTGGAGAACCTGCAGCAGAAGCAGGAATGGACCGCGTTCAGGCAGATTACACTGGAATGCTTGGGACCGTGATGAATGCTCTTGTGATGGCAGATTCATTGCAGCAAGTTGGCGTCGATACACGTGTGCAAACGGCTATCTCTATGCAACAAGTGGCAGAACCTTACGTACGTGGACGTGCCCTTCGTCATCTAGAAAAAGGCCGCATCGTTATCTTTGGTGCTGGAATTGGTTCACCTTACTTCTCAACAGATACAACAGCAGCCCTTCGTGCAGCTGAAATCGAAGCGGATGCCATTCTTATGGCTAAAAATGGCGTAGATGGTGTTTACAATGCCGATCCTAAGAAAGACAAGACTGCCGTTAAGTTTGAAGAATTGACCCACCGTGACGTTATCAACAAAGGTCTTCGTATCATGGACTCAACAGCTTCAACCCTCTCTATGGATAACGACATTGACTTGGTTGTCTTTAACATGAACCAACCAGGCAACATCAAACGTGTCGTATTTGGTGAAAATATCGGAACAACAGTTTCAAACAATATCGAAGAAAAGGAATAA
- the frr gene encoding ribosome recycling factor, with protein sequence MANAIVEKAKERMTQSHQSLAREFGGIRAGRANASLLDRIHVEYYGVETPLNQIASITIPEARVLLVTPFDKSSLKDIERALNASDLGITPANDGSVIRLVIPALTEETRRDLAKEVKKVGENAKVAIRNIRRDAMDEAKKQEKAKEITEDELKTLEKDIQKVTDDAVKHIDDMTANKEKEILEV encoded by the coding sequence ATGGCTAATGCAATTGTAGAAAAAGCTAAAGAGAGAATGACCCAGTCTCACCAATCACTTGCTCGTGAATTTGGTGGAATCCGTGCCGGTCGTGCCAACGCAAGCTTGCTAGACCGTATCCACGTAGAATACTATGGAGTCGAAACTCCTCTTAACCAAATCGCTTCAATTACCATTCCAGAAGCGCGTGTCTTGTTGGTAACACCATTTGACAAGTCTTCATTGAAAGACATCGAACGTGCCTTGAACGCTTCTGACCTTGGTATCACACCAGCTAATGACGGTTCTGTGATCCGCTTGGTTATCCCTGCTCTTACTGAAGAGACTCGTCGTGACCTTGCCAAAGAAGTGAAGAAGGTCGGTGAAAATGCTAAAGTGGCTATCCGCAATATCCGTCGCGATGCTATGGACGAAGCCAAGAAACAAGAAAAAGCAAAAGAAATCACTGAAGACGAATTGAAGACTCTTGAAAAAGATATTCAAAAAGTAACAGACGACGCTGTGAAACACATCGACGACATGACTGCCAATAAAGAAAAAGAAATCTTGGAAGTCTAA
- the cvfB gene encoding RNA-binding virulence regulatory protein CvfB — MNTNLASFIVGLIIDENDRFYFVQKDGQTYALAKEEGQHSVGDTVKGFAYTDMKQKLRLTTLEVTATQDQFGWGTVTEVRKDLGVFVDTGLPDKEIVVSLDILPELKELWPKKGDQLYIRLEVDKKDRIWGLLAYQEDFQRLACPAYNNMQNQNWPAIVYRLKLSGTFVYLPENNMLGFIHPSERYAEPRLGQVLDARVIGFREVDRTLNLSLKPRSFEMLENDAQMILTYLESNGGFMTLNDKSSPDDIKATFGISKGQFKKALGGLMKAGKIKQDQFGTELI, encoded by the coding sequence ATGAATACAAATCTTGCTAGTTTTATCGTTGGACTTATCATCGATGAAAATGACCGTTTTTACTTTGTGCAAAAGGATGGTCAAACTTATGCTCTTGCTAAGGAAGAAGGTCAACATTCGGTAGGTGATACGGTCAAAGGTTTTGCCTATACCGATATGAAGCAAAAACTCCGCTTGACCACTCTAGAAGTGACTGCCACTCAGGACCAATTTGGTTGGGGAACCGTAACGGAAGTTCGTAAGGACTTGGGTGTCTTTGTGGATACAGGTCTACCTGATAAGGAAATCGTTGTGTCACTCGATATCCTCCCTGAGCTCAAGGAACTCTGGCCAAAGAAAGGTGATCAACTTTACATCCGCCTTGAAGTAGATAAGAAAGACCGCATCTGGGGACTCTTGGCTTATCAAGAAGACTTTCAACGTTTGGCTTGTCCTGCCTACAACAATATGCAGAACCAAAACTGGCCAGCCATTGTATATCGTCTCAAGCTGTCAGGAACCTTTGTTTACTTGCCAGAGAATAACATGCTTGGTTTTATCCACCCAAGTGAGCGCTACGCAGAGCCACGTTTGGGACAAGTGCTAGATGCGCGTGTTATCGGTTTCCGTGAAGTGGACCGTACCTTGAACCTATCCCTCAAACCACGTTCCTTTGAAATGTTGGAAAATGATGCTCAGATGATTTTGACCTACTTGGAAAGCAATGGCGGTTTCATGACCTTAAATGATAAGTCATCTCCTGATGACATCAAGGCAACCTTTGGCATCTCAAAAGGCCAGTTCAAGAAAGCACTCGGCGGCTTGATGAAGGCTGGTAAAATCAAGCAAGACCAGTTTGGGACAGAGTTGATTTAG